A section of the Pseudomonas tritici genome encodes:
- a CDS encoding UvrD-helicase domain-containing protein, protein MKLSDEQKDIINAPLGPIAVTACAGSGKTATAIRRLIAVRQKMENSRGRVVLLSFSNVAVNTFNKGYAQLASDLPDDANRKRVEVDTLDGFFTQHVLRPHAYRTMSSDQVAYLVSGTEPFLANFKYWPEEGRPTHIKDVKVGLEHGNFYFFTGTLDDLVKLDTAKALDAIRRLGRIGAYTHELGRYWVYRTLIGQPAVLRALAARYPQILVDESQDLGTLHQAILELLIKAGVQVSLIGDVNQGIYGFAGADGSFLSTYYNRAGVNDYKLSRNYRSLPPIISIANSLCGREDEADREPENGGAYFVGYKDSELPKLFESFKAQIDDLGMQYQDAVILSRGTDRAAVLSGKAAPPGQGTVALFTKAALVRDQQGRYQDCFKLVCQAVEGLMDKPPHGLSTHLQGAPQDAWMFGLRRLLWGFIRDAEAGLPSSTLLAKTEWHPQLLTNLKKLLSTTEGQFGLKAADKLGNKLAKTGLLDLPLTGAVEEKYRGPGIRVETIHQVKGESIGAVLYVTKKPNVEALLAGTLTEEGRIGYVAVTRARNLFWLAVPHTCLKALRPNLIAAGFDELPARR, encoded by the coding sequence ATGAAGCTCTCCGATGAGCAGAAGGACATAATCAACGCGCCTCTAGGACCTATCGCAGTCACGGCCTGCGCAGGTAGCGGCAAGACGGCAACAGCGATCAGGCGTCTGATTGCCGTCCGGCAAAAAATGGAAAATAGTCGGGGTCGGGTTGTCCTTTTGTCTTTCTCTAATGTTGCGGTCAATACCTTCAACAAAGGCTATGCCCAGCTCGCTTCAGATCTTCCAGACGACGCTAACCGCAAGCGCGTAGAGGTGGACACGCTCGACGGTTTCTTCACCCAGCATGTGCTGCGTCCCCACGCTTATCGAACAATGTCCTCAGACCAGGTTGCGTACCTTGTATCCGGTACCGAGCCGTTCCTAGCAAACTTTAAATACTGGCCTGAGGAAGGACGTCCGACCCACATCAAGGACGTCAAAGTGGGGCTGGAGCATGGGAACTTCTACTTCTTTACCGGCACCCTCGATGATTTGGTGAAGCTCGATACCGCTAAGGCATTAGATGCGATCAGGCGTCTGGGCCGCATTGGGGCCTACACGCACGAGCTTGGCCGGTATTGGGTGTACCGTACGTTGATCGGGCAACCAGCAGTCTTGCGAGCGCTTGCCGCCCGCTACCCGCAGATTTTGGTCGATGAGTCCCAGGATCTGGGCACCTTGCATCAGGCTATTTTGGAATTGCTCATCAAGGCTGGAGTTCAAGTCTCGCTCATCGGTGACGTAAACCAGGGCATTTACGGCTTCGCAGGAGCTGACGGTTCATTCCTGAGCACCTATTACAACCGTGCGGGGGTGAATGACTACAAGCTCTCGCGCAATTATCGTTCACTGCCTCCAATCATCAGCATCGCTAATTCACTCTGTGGCCGAGAGGATGAGGCCGATCGGGAGCCTGAAAACGGGGGGGCGTACTTCGTCGGATACAAGGACTCCGAGCTTCCTAAGCTTTTTGAATCGTTCAAAGCGCAAATTGATGACTTGGGCATGCAATATCAAGATGCGGTGATCCTCAGCCGGGGGACTGACCGGGCGGCAGTGCTATCCGGAAAAGCTGCTCCACCAGGTCAAGGTACGGTCGCTCTTTTCACCAAAGCAGCATTGGTCCGAGACCAGCAAGGCCGCTATCAAGATTGCTTCAAGCTTGTGTGCCAAGCGGTGGAGGGTTTGATGGATAAGCCACCGCATGGCCTCAGCACTCACCTTCAGGGTGCCCCGCAGGATGCATGGATGTTTGGGCTTAGACGACTGCTGTGGGGTTTCATCCGCGACGCTGAGGCCGGGCTACCTTCATCTACGCTTTTGGCTAAAACCGAGTGGCATCCCCAATTACTGACTAATCTCAAAAAGCTTCTCTCGACCACCGAAGGGCAATTTGGGTTGAAGGCTGCAGACAAGCTGGGCAACAAGCTGGCTAAAACAGGGTTGTTGGATCTTCCCCTAACTGGTGCAGTAGAGGAGAAATATCGGGGCCCTGGGATTAGAGTGGAAACCATCCACCAAGTGAAGGGCGAGTCTATCGGTGCGGTTCTATATGTGACCAAAAAGCCGAACGTTGAAGCCTTGCTTGCCGGCACCCTTACCGAGGAAGGTCGCATCGGCTATGTCGCTGTGACCAGAGCTCGTAACCTGTTCTGGTTGGCCGTGCCTCATACCTGCCTGAAAGCACTGCGCCCAAATCTGATTGCCGCTGGTTTCGATGAGCTTCCTGCCCGCAGGTAG